ACTAAAAGcttttacttatttttttttccttctcctCGTCAAATTCGTGAAGAGTATGTTTCCAGTTCGGCCAGATACGAATAATTTCTTAATTAATCCCCATAAAAGGAACAGGGAGAGAAGAAGTGTTTTGGTAAATGCATGACAAGGCTTTGCCGAATTAGCCTGACGAGTACGGGATATCTATTGATCTCAGTTACAGGATAATTTCTACGAATCGATACAAATTACGAAATTAGTACTACAACTGGAGTTATCAGATATGATACAAGATAAGCAGGAGATCTAGGAAGATAGTTTATGTGAAACTATACACTGAGAAATGATCGAGTCCAAGTGTGATACTGTCATACTTGGTTAATCAGATCACACACATAAAACCCTTCAGACTAATTAGGCTTTGTCATACTGGCGTCGAAATACACTCCACCTGGAGGTCCAACCTTCAGACTATTGGTACGACGATTAATCCGGTCCTTGTACGTATGTTTATTCTGTTTACTCAGATATGAATCTTTTTTGTAGGTAGATTATGAAACCCCGCGAAGTTGCATGCAACACTAGTTACTCATCATCTGTATCAGAATGGGCAACTCTTCACAGAGACATTCTATTTTTGGTGTTGCACAAGTTGTTCGAACCCACTGACCATATTCGTCTGGCTACTGTTTGCAAGCATTGGCAGAAAGTTTCCAAAGAGCATAATGATACAACTAAGCGCTGGTGCAACCTCCTATGCGCACGATCTTCTTGCGTAGCGGAACGAAGCCAAAGCTTTGCAGCCTTTCTGAAGAAAATACAAATGTGCAATTACCTTTGCCTTATGACAAGAAGTACTGTGGCTCTAGTCATGGTTGGTTGGCCACATTCGATGATCTCGCCACAACCCTTTTGAATCCTTTCACAAAGGCTGCCCATTCAGTTGCCTCCCTTGATTTGCAAACCACCTTGTGACGACATAAATGAGAAGCACCAATTTGAGTTGAAGAAGCAGTACCAATATGATGTGTTTAAGGTTATATTATCAGCTGATCCGTCTTTGAATCCGGATAACTATCAAACTAAGTGGTCGTGGTGGTCGGTGACATTTTTTGGAAGTTGGCTTTCATTAAACCAGGACAAAGAGATTGGACTTTCATCTTGGAAACACGAAACGTTCATGATGTTATTTTTCACAGAAGTCAAGTCTACGGAGTTGAACAACGTGGGCATATTGTGTCATTTGATGTCAAGAATTCATGGCCACCAATAGCAGATCGGCTTACAAGATATCCCCAAAATCGGAGCACCTAGGGAATATCTTGTTGAATCAACCAATGGAGAATTGCTGCATGTtcgaatgtttttttttttggacaaggCATGTTCGAATGTTTATGGAACCAAATAAAGGTCTTGATCAAAACCAGGGAATCGATAGTTTCGTGGTGCACAAGGTCTTATATATTTAACAACGACGATGAAACCATTTTAAACCGATATGTGGTAGAAAGCATTGGGGATGATGCTTAATTTGTTCCTCGGTATTCAATATCTGTTTTGGCTTCAAATTTTCCTAACTGCCAaccaaattttatttacttcaCATATGATAGCTGGAATGGTTTTATGGGAATCTTTAATCTGGCAAACAAAACCGTTACATAACTCTACCCTCAAATTCCCAATCCACGAGCTATGTGGATTCTGCCATCAATCAATGGTCTTCATAAGCTCCTTATCACATATTGTAATATTGAAGTCTTCCATCGTTTCTCTTTTTGGCAACTTCTATCTATTCTGTTTAATGTAATTTCACTAATTTGTAGGGAGTACTACTCTTGTTTCTGTTGGAAAGAGTGGGGCATTGCATTTGTGGGTTACAGATTCAAGTAAAGGTTGCTGGCTGCAGATTCTGTAGCAATATGCTAATGATATAGAAAGATTGTTGATTAAGTTTGTATGTTGAGTTGCATTAGCTTTTTCATTTATCATATTCTGATTCCAATTAAATTTGAATATCTGATGGTACCTGATATGTTTAGTTAATATTTGTTCATGTTTGTCACAGTTCTTTCTGTTCCAGCCAGATTAAGATTCTGTATTCTTTGTTTGATGCACAAATGGAATGTGTTGTTATGCTCATAGGAGTTGAGGTAAGAGAGTTCCAAATTGGTACTGCCATCTTATAAGCACAAATGGATATATGCAATTATACAGTAACACAGAAACTTGGACAAACCCAAACCTTTGGTTCATAACTTATACTAACATTATTGTAACAAACTAACAATGAAATAATGAATCCTCATTAGGGTCACAAAATTGTGAAGTGGAAGTACCTAAACTTTAACCAAGTAATGCTAACTTCTGTTTGAAAGCTGCATGCTGTGTTCGATCAACAATTTGTAGATGTCACCAGCTGTTGGACGACGCTGTGGATTCTCCTCGGTACATTTGCAGAACAAGTCAGCAAGGAATGATAGTGTGTCTAAGTCAGCCTCTGTTTCCCCAAGCTCTGCAGCCGGGCGAGGCTTGTCCACATATAGCAGAACTGCTTCCAACTCATCTGTTAACTTTGGTCGCTGTCCCGTCACAATAAGGTTATGTATCTCCAAATCCGCCACTCCCGAATAAGGAAGTTGCAAAGTCAGCAATTCGGAAAGGAGGCATCCAAATGACCAGATATCAACTTCAAGTCCATAAATAGTTTGctcatgcattgtcctcagAACCTCTGGAGCCATCCATCGAGGTGTTCCAACACAAACATTAGGAGGAGGTACACCTACATGAGCGACAAGGCAGGAATGCAAGTACGACCGAAGAGGCACTGCTCTGTCAAAATCACAGAGCTTCACAACAGGTGTCCCATCGGCTGTCTTGCTATccaaattgatcaaaatgtTCTCACTTTTAATGTCTCGATGAATGATATTCTTTGAATGCAGCTCCAGCAGTGCAGAAGCAACATCTTTAGCAATGCACAACGCTAAATGCACAGGGACGTGCTTCTCACCGGCTTTTGATAGCTTTTCTATGTAACTCTTCAAGGAACCCccattcatgtactccatgaATATTGCTGATTGGAGAGTACGGGAACAGGGAGCGCCATTCACCAAAGGAGCCCACTTGGATGATATCTGATGACCATACATCTCTACTATGCAGGGGTGTTGCAAAGCACCTAACATTCTTACCTCCCCTAAGCAGCTGTACTCAAACTTTCTAACATCATCTCCTGAAGTCCCATCAATCACCAAAGTACGTACTTTTGCTGCTAACTCAACTGATCCATATTTGCACTGAATGAGAGAATTGCCAGATTTATTCACAATTTCATCAAACGAGGGCAAAGCATGACCAATATCGCTTCCAGAAAGGGGAACTTTGATCCGATTCATAGGAATATACCTACAATAATATTCAGGatctgtttcttttcttatgtcATGCGGACGACAAGCATCCACTATCCAACGAGTCTCATTTGAGTCCGCTCTCTTGACTGGTATAATATTCCAAGCATGGGGCATGAAATCCAGGTAACCCCTAACAAGCTCACAAGGTACTCGTGGCTCCATCCGATCACATAGATACTTCAATAGCAATGCTCTATGTCTACAAACACCATACTGCACAGTTCCTATAGGAACTAGGATAGAATTACGTCTTGCTTTAATAGAGCGGAGGGAATTCTCTGAAATAGCACCAAAACCATTACCTTCAACCGTCTCCAAGTATGGTTTATTGGATAAATTACTAGGTTCACCGTTTCTAGTTGAGCAGGTGCATACAAACGGCTTCCTGACATTTGCATCAGGACCACCTTTGCGTCTCCTTTCAACACCAGCAACCCTATCACTCCCTCCAAAATGATCTGACACAAAGAGAGCAAGAAACATTGCAATCTGTCGCTCATTAGGGCCATTATCATTTATCTCATTCCAACGGTGAACCACATCTCTGGCAGACTGGAAAATTCCATCCAACTCATCATCCTTTTCGCTGTCCACGAAAATAACTTCACGTGAGTCCAGAGAGAAATTTTCATCATAGCTCTCTAATGGCATGAAGGGCCTATCACGTCCGGCATCAAAAAAGCCATCTTGAAGACTGTCCTCAATACTGCAAAAAGACGTTTCACTAAATTTTTGAGATAAGTTAGAACAATCATGACTATGTACTTGATCAAGACGTAATCTCTTTCGCAGCTTATTATCCCCATCAGCATTCTCA
This is a stretch of genomic DNA from Argentina anserina chromosome 4, drPotAnse1.1, whole genome shotgun sequence. It encodes these proteins:
- the LOC126790504 gene encoding uncharacterized protein LOC126790504 translates to MEPQISVENPKTSDDPETSDSALQLVDAGALGDSILDVSGQSLDFPIGENSGEDVGDLYLYKNVYNLLPKSIAGLKGLKTLKFFSNEINLFSSPEEIGDLVRLQCLRISSPEFEGLPLHKFKGLKELELSKVTSRCSAVPILSQVAGLKLLTKLSVCYFSITFLPPEICCLKSLEYLDLSFNKMKTLPGEIGNLSALVSLRVANNKLEALPAELSRLAGLESLDLSRNRLTSLGEVDFELMIGLKSLDVSYNRLLSEDVVVPARLCCELEGNGNVVCGDASGSSSVELECSSNASSSVSGKSKSRFFASWRSDGRKCYVRWRGPVGGGRKSEALDCALRVKDDGEGKLGNVGVTDAGAFDEDEDGCSVSREADKSAAADEGDRKDCEIEVSEEGAGEQDEASCSEVLKVTSGSKRKEHVGVLNKPNCKNPKSGGFSVEKDDSLPDEGDKKDCENVVLSVSQEVVSEKDEEGSPLEKSETNLGSKRKNSNGDEDVKQLDCENVDGDVKQAGCKNGDADVKQPEFENADGDNKLRKRLRLDQVHSHDCSNLSQKFSETSFCSIEDSLQDGFFDAGRDRPFMPLESYDENFSLDSREVIFVDSEKDDELDGIFQSARDVVHRWNEINDNGPNERQIAMFLALFVSDHFGGSDRVAGVERRRKGGPDANVRKPFVCTCSTRNGEPSNLSNKPYLETVEGNGFGAISENSLRSIKARRNSILVPIGTVQYGVCRHRALLLKYLCDRMEPRVPCELVRGYLDFMPHAWNIIPVKRADSNETRWIVDACRPHDIRKETDPEYYCRYIPMNRIKVPLSGSDIGHALPSFDEIVNKSGNSLIQCKYGSVELAAKVRTLVIDGTSGDDVRKFEYSCLGEVRMLGALQHPCIVEMYGHQISSKWAPLVNGAPCSRTLQSAIFMEYMNGGSLKSYIEKLSKAGEKHVPVHLALCIAKDVASALLELHSKNIIHRDIKSENILINLDSKTADGTPVVKLCDFDRAVPLRSYLHSCLVAHVGVPPPNVCVGTPRWMAPEVLRTMHEQTIYGLEVDIWSFGCLLSELLTLQLPYSGVADLEIHNLIVTGQRPKLTDELEAVLLYVDKPRPAAELGETEADLDTLSFLADLFCKCTEENPQRRPTAGDIYKLLIEHSMQLSNRS